In Williamwhitmania taraxaci, one DNA window encodes the following:
- a CDS encoding PHP domain-containing protein translates to MRLFKADLHLHSVLSPCGSLEMSPGTIVSRAKEVGLDIIAVTDHNTTLHCQLTQEIASEAGIALFFGAEITTKEEAHCLTYFPDYKSLSAFQQIVEKHYPVGLVNDPAIFGYQVVLDRDENIIQEVEVPLISSLTIGINELERIVHELGGLFIPAHINKTKFSVISQLGFLPPDLLVDGVEISRHTSKANFLKKNAYLSKYTFIQNSDAHLPEGIGEVFTVLQMEEPTFNEFKLALQSKEGRNVLVD, encoded by the coding sequence ATGAGGCTCTTTAAGGCCGATCTTCATTTACACTCAGTGCTCTCGCCATGTGGCTCACTCGAAATGAGTCCTGGTACGATTGTGTCGAGGGCAAAGGAGGTTGGTCTTGATATTATAGCCGTAACCGATCATAACACAACCTTGCATTGCCAACTCACTCAGGAGATTGCCTCGGAGGCTGGTATTGCTCTGTTTTTTGGAGCCGAGATTACAACTAAAGAAGAGGCCCATTGCTTGACCTATTTCCCCGATTATAAATCACTTTCAGCGTTTCAGCAGATAGTTGAAAAGCACTACCCAGTGGGGCTTGTTAATGATCCTGCAATTTTTGGTTATCAGGTAGTTTTGGATCGCGATGAGAATATTATTCAAGAAGTTGAAGTTCCCTTAATTTCTTCGCTAACTATTGGCATAAATGAATTAGAAAGGATTGTGCATGAACTTGGTGGTCTGTTTATTCCGGCTCATATCAATAAAACCAAGTTTAGCGTGATTAGCCAGCTAGGATTTCTCCCGCCGGATTTGCTAGTGGATGGAGTCGAAATATCCAGGCATACTTCAAAGGCTAATTTTCTAAAGAAGAATGCATATTTAAGTAAATACACGTTTATCCAAAACTCCGACGCCCACCTTCCCGAAGGCATTGGTGAGGTATTTACGGTGCTTCAGATGGAAGAACCAACTTTTAACGAATTCAAATTAGCGCTCCAAAGTAAAGAGGGGCGTAACGTTCTTGTTGATTAG
- a CDS encoding ATP-binding protein, whose amino-acid sequence MKDLSLHILDIAQNSISAKATFIEILLVEDTLNDLFSITIRDNGCGMSKETLEKVVDPYYTSRTTRKVGLGIPLLKQNAERCEGHFSITSKENKGTELMATFRYNNIDRPALGDIAGVIVILATSNPKIDFVYTHRYNSKEYCFDTREVTKALEGTPINDLKVTRFLKEMVKENLDEIQIEE is encoded by the coding sequence ATGAAAGATTTATCACTCCACATTCTCGATATTGCACAAAACTCCATTTCGGCCAAAGCGACATTCATTGAAATACTTTTGGTTGAGGATACTCTGAACGATCTTTTTTCCATAACCATTCGCGACAATGGTTGCGGGATGAGTAAAGAAACACTGGAGAAAGTGGTTGATCCGTATTACACCTCACGAACCACTCGAAAGGTTGGTCTAGGTATCCCTCTCCTAAAACAAAATGCAGAGCGGTGCGAGGGGCACTTTTCAATTACATCGAAAGAAAACAAAGGAACGGAGCTTATGGCTACCTTTCGCTATAATAATATCGATAGGCCAGCTCTGGGCGATATAGCAGGGGTGATCGTTATTCTCGCTACATCGAATCCTAAGATTGATTTTGTATACACCCATCGGTATAATAGCAAGGAGTATTGCTTTGATACCAGAGAGGTAACCAAAGCGTTGGAAGGGACTCCTATTAACGATTTGAAGGTTACCCGCTTCCTCAAGGAGATGGTGAAAGAGAATTTAGACGAAATTCAAATAGAAGAGTAG
- a CDS encoding alginate export family protein, translated as MQSISAQVFKVDADLRNRFEYRDGYKKPASEVTDPTTLVYQRGRVAFSFKADSFQVQLSFQDARIWGQYANSTDVNAVSVHESWFRYWVNPSWSFKVGRQEISYDDQRIVGAPDWSIAGKSYDAALCMFEQPISGISASIGGGINRSSDDVFLTDYTKDYFRFFTVGYLKKSIGSSSSASLLSFVEGNQKKGVATIIYPRHTFGSNMIMTQGAYSSDLSLYIQHGQHESGAKVVAGAVALKGTYKTGSVGSLYIGGAYYTGTSKAELQKGKSNSFIRPYGTAHSLHGYMDYYTKLREIKDGGLVDIYVGYKCKFAPKWEAQFDYHYFSLAESGFSDAIAPEGYQRVTSKELGSEVDVMLSYQLAKSFLMQGGYSLMLQSSTAEKLFGIANGETSSWAYLSLVFRPRLFEKNFKQ; from the coding sequence ATGCAGTCCATATCAGCCCAAGTGTTTAAGGTCGATGCCGATCTGCGCAATCGGTTCGAATACCGTGATGGTTATAAAAAACCAGCAAGCGAGGTTACCGACCCAACGACCCTTGTTTATCAGCGTGGACGGGTTGCTTTTAGTTTTAAGGCCGATAGTTTTCAGGTTCAACTCTCGTTTCAAGATGCCCGCATCTGGGGTCAATACGCAAATTCTACCGACGTGAATGCCGTTTCAGTTCATGAGAGTTGGTTTCGGTATTGGGTAAATCCATCTTGGAGTTTTAAGGTAGGACGGCAGGAGATAAGCTATGATGACCAGCGCATTGTTGGGGCACCCGATTGGTCCATTGCAGGTAAATCGTACGATGCTGCTTTGTGTATGTTTGAACAGCCTATCAGCGGGATTTCTGCCAGTATAGGTGGTGGTATTAATCGCTCCAGTGACGATGTATTCTTAACAGACTACACTAAAGATTACTTCCGCTTCTTTACCGTTGGTTACCTGAAAAAGAGTATTGGCTCATCCTCCTCGGCTAGCTTATTAAGTTTTGTGGAAGGAAACCAAAAGAAAGGAGTTGCCACAATCATCTATCCGCGCCATACTTTTGGTTCAAATATGATTATGACCCAAGGTGCTTATTCATCCGACCTATCCCTATACATCCAGCATGGCCAACATGAGAGTGGCGCAAAGGTTGTCGCTGGAGCTGTCGCTTTAAAGGGAACCTATAAAACCGGATCAGTGGGTAGCCTATACATAGGCGGCGCATACTATACAGGAACTAGCAAGGCTGAATTGCAAAAGGGAAAATCAAACTCTTTTATTCGTCCATACGGAACGGCTCACAGCTTGCATGGCTATATGGACTACTACACAAAGTTGAGGGAGATAAAGGATGGAGGTTTGGTCGACATCTATGTTGGGTATAAGTGTAAATTCGCACCCAAATGGGAGGCGCAGTTTGATTATCATTATTTTTCTTTGGCCGAATCGGGTTTTTCCGACGCCATAGCCCCTGAAGGGTACCAACGCGTCACCAGCAAGGAGTTGGGGTCGGAAGTAGATGTAATGCTATCCTACCAATTAGCCAAGAGTTTTTTGATGCAAGGAGGATATTCTCTGATGCTACAGTCTTCAACTGCTGAAAAATTATTTGGTATAGCTAACGGGGAAACTTCATCCTGGGCATACCTATCCTTGGTATTTAGACCTCGATTGTTTGAGAAAAACTTTAAACAGTAA
- a CDS encoding NADH-ubiquinone oxidoreductase-F iron-sulfur binding region domain-containing protein — MTYTQLKRVDLIFDQDINPKEILKKAYSLSNEDIVKEVLESGLKGRGGAGFPTGLKWKFTAEQPASERFVVCNADEGEPGTFKDREILFQVPQKVFGGMAICAKVIDAKLGFVYLRGEYRFLLPELKTQLDIFQKTLKELSIDFKIEIVMGSGAYICGEESALFESMEGKRGEPRNKPPYPTISGFRNKPTVINNVETLVYAFMIMKHGAKQFKDLGTSDSRGSKVFSISGDTPKAGIYELELGMTVDHFVEEFGDGDTKSVQVGGASGFCVPRKKFKETIIGFEGVPTGGSMMLFNSSRSMYNVLKNYLEFFQEESCGQCTPCRVGCQQLLLGIEAVKHGEKPISYLDQLLKLTQTMKITAKCGLGQSVANSFSSIVENFKEEMIY; from the coding sequence ATGACATATACGCAACTAAAACGGGTGGATCTGATCTTTGATCAGGACATAAACCCAAAAGAGATTTTAAAAAAGGCTTACTCCTTATCCAATGAGGATATTGTTAAGGAGGTATTGGAGAGTGGACTGAAGGGCAGAGGTGGTGCCGGATTTCCAACCGGATTGAAGTGGAAATTTACGGCTGAGCAACCTGCTTCGGAGCGGTTCGTGGTTTGTAATGCGGACGAGGGAGAGCCTGGGACTTTTAAGGATAGGGAAATTCTTTTTCAGGTTCCCCAAAAAGTATTCGGAGGGATGGCCATTTGTGCTAAGGTTATTGATGCTAAACTCGGATTTGTGTACCTCCGCGGTGAGTATCGTTTCTTGTTGCCAGAACTTAAGACTCAACTTGACATTTTTCAGAAAACGCTTAAAGAACTATCCATCGACTTTAAGATCGAAATTGTTATGGGAAGTGGGGCTTACATATGTGGTGAGGAGAGTGCCCTATTTGAATCGATGGAAGGAAAGCGCGGCGAACCAAGAAATAAGCCTCCTTATCCTACCATTTCGGGATTTAGAAACAAGCCTACTGTTATCAACAACGTGGAGACCCTTGTCTACGCATTTATGATTATGAAGCACGGGGCCAAGCAATTTAAAGATCTTGGAACTTCGGACTCGCGCGGATCAAAGGTTTTCTCTATTTCGGGCGATACCCCTAAAGCGGGTATTTATGAATTGGAGCTGGGTATGACAGTCGATCACTTTGTAGAAGAGTTTGGCGATGGCGATACCAAATCGGTTCAGGTTGGCGGTGCCTCAGGATTTTGCGTGCCTCGGAAAAAGTTTAAGGAAACCATCATTGGTTTTGAAGGTGTTCCTACTGGAGGCTCTATGATGCTTTTCAATAGTTCCCGTTCCATGTATAATGTGCTGAAGAACTATTTGGAGTTTTTCCAAGAAGAGTCTTGCGGACAGTGCACCCCTTGTCGGGTTGGTTGCCAACAATTACTGCTTGGCATTGAGGCTGTTAAGCATGGCGAGAAGCCCATTTCCTATCTTGATCAGTTGCTAAAACTCACCCAAACTATGAAGATTACTGCTAAGTGCGGACTGGGACAGAGTGTTGCAAACAGCTTCTCATCAATCGTGGAGAATTTTAAAGAGGAGATGATTTACTAA
- a CDS encoding ATP-binding protein: MNFEYKVESGDFARAGYASSQIKKVLKQLNVDVKIVKRVVVCLYEAEVNIVAHAYRGTIYAAIDTEKIVMRLVDEGPGIPDIPLAMQKGYSTASSAVREMGFGAGMGLPNIDFNADKFEITSQVGVGTTLEITMYLNSQSS, from the coding sequence ATGAATTTTGAATATAAGGTTGAAAGCGGTGATTTTGCACGCGCAGGATATGCTTCGAGCCAAATAAAAAAGGTTCTGAAGCAGCTCAATGTAGATGTGAAAATTGTAAAGCGGGTAGTGGTTTGCCTTTACGAGGCGGAAGTAAATATTGTAGCCCATGCCTATCGCGGCACTATTTATGCCGCTATTGATACTGAGAAGATTGTAATGCGATTGGTTGATGAGGGACCCGGAATTCCCGATATTCCACTTGCAATGCAGAAAGGATACTCAACGGCTTCGTCTGCCGTAAGAGAAATGGGGTTTGGGGCAGGTATGGGATTGCCAAATATCGATTTTAATGCCGATAAGTTCGAAATAACCAGTCAGGTAGGTGTTGGAACCACGCTTGAGATTACCATGTATTTAAATAGTCAATCTTCGTAG
- a CDS encoding (2Fe-2S) ferredoxin domain-containing protein, translating into MAQIKSLADLKKMQADMLSKVDLREKAENPGSHVQIKVAMATCGIASGAKTVMEFFIDQLDKRGIGAVITQTGCMGYCYAEPTVEVTLPGQEPIVFGYVDTKKADEIIEKYIKTGELVDGIIPVNYEKID; encoded by the coding sequence ATGGCACAGATTAAATCGTTAGCCGACCTAAAGAAGATGCAGGCCGACATGCTATCGAAGGTGGATCTCAGGGAAAAAGCAGAAAACCCTGGAAGCCACGTTCAAATTAAAGTGGCTATGGCTACTTGCGGTATTGCTTCTGGAGCAAAGACCGTTATGGAATTTTTTATCGACCAACTCGACAAGCGAGGTATTGGCGCTGTAATTACTCAAACGGGCTGTATGGGTTATTGCTATGCCGAACCTACCGTTGAGGTAACACTTCCCGGTCAAGAGCCAATTGTCTTCGGATATGTTGACACCAAAAAGGCCGATGAGATTATTGAAAAGTATATCAAGACCGGAGAATTGGTCGACGGTATCATTCCAGTGAACTACGAAAAAATAGACTAA
- a CDS encoding DRTGG domain-containing protein: MKVSDIVEKLGLVVFSGAKGLDNEIVGGYTSDLLSDVMGSADSGMVWVTIQTHKNVMAIASLKELAAVVLVKGEQPEEDTAAQSNQEGIPILGTTLDTFEITGQIYKLMM, encoded by the coding sequence ATGAAAGTTTCTGATATTGTTGAAAAGTTGGGGTTGGTTGTTTTCTCAGGTGCTAAGGGACTCGACAATGAAATTGTTGGTGGCTATACCAGTGATTTACTGAGCGATGTGATGGGAAGTGCCGATTCGGGTATGGTTTGGGTTACCATTCAAACCCATAAAAATGTTATGGCTATCGCTTCATTAAAGGAGTTAGCGGCTGTAGTTTTAGTTAAGGGTGAACAACCGGAGGAGGATACTGCGGCCCAAAGTAACCAAGAGGGCATTCCAATACTAGGAACAACCCTTGATACTTTTGAAATTACCGGACAAATTTATAAATTGATGATGTAG
- a CDS encoding [Fe-Fe] hydrogenase large subunit C-terminal domain-containing protein has translation MEKKFFHHALRILKDVCIGCSHCMRVCPTEALRVFDGKAELIEDRCIDCGECFRVCPVHAIIIEQDDFSKIFDYKHRVALVPSVLMGQFPDEISDSEIYSVLQDVGFTWVYEVEHGASILQRTQLDYAKDEIANKPVISSFCPAIVRLIQVKFPSLVDNIMLLRPPLDISAIYCRKVLMDEGAKEEEIGIFYVTPCAAKIAAVKAPVGEGHSRINGVINMDFIYNRIYKGIKHKNKEKVVLPKQGHLNSVEIQWSLTNGEANHAKGRSLAIDEVHNVIEFLEKLESDEIAEIDFLELRACDESCAGGVLTTANRFLTVERLRNRAKRAGAKAMDEVSESSKVIADYEDYLKRHIRLSVEIKPRSMYKLDEDMAKAMRKMQRARKVMCYLPGIDCGLCGAPSCQALAEDIVQKKGSISQCVFVQKMMEKTKTLDTDHAFRIMERVWGQDKFIKNCKKKGADHESF, from the coding sequence ATGGAAAAAAAGTTTTTTCACCATGCGTTAAGAATACTGAAGGATGTTTGCATTGGATGTTCCCACTGCATGCGGGTTTGTCCTACAGAAGCTTTGCGTGTATTCGATGGTAAAGCCGAACTAATTGAGGATAGGTGTATCGACTGTGGCGAATGCTTTAGGGTATGTCCCGTGCATGCTATCATTATTGAACAGGACGATTTTAGTAAGATATTTGACTACAAACACCGAGTTGCCCTAGTTCCTTCTGTTTTAATGGGCCAGTTTCCCGACGAGATCTCTGATAGCGAGATATATAGTGTTTTACAGGATGTTGGATTCACTTGGGTTTATGAGGTGGAGCATGGTGCGTCAATTCTTCAGCGGACTCAACTTGATTATGCCAAAGATGAAATTGCCAACAAGCCTGTTATCTCTTCCTTCTGCCCAGCTATTGTTCGGCTCATTCAGGTTAAGTTTCCATCCTTGGTCGATAATATTATGCTTCTTCGCCCCCCCTTGGACATCTCAGCGATATATTGCCGTAAGGTCTTAATGGATGAAGGAGCCAAAGAGGAGGAGATAGGAATATTTTATGTTACTCCTTGCGCAGCCAAGATTGCTGCGGTGAAGGCACCTGTAGGGGAAGGTCATTCACGCATCAACGGAGTGATTAACATGGATTTTATTTACAATCGGATATACAAAGGTATTAAGCATAAGAACAAGGAGAAAGTTGTCCTGCCAAAGCAGGGTCACCTCAACTCTGTGGAAATCCAGTGGAGTCTTACCAACGGTGAGGCAAACCATGCCAAAGGCCGCAGCCTCGCCATTGACGAGGTTCACAATGTGATTGAATTCCTGGAAAAGCTCGAAAGTGATGAGATTGCCGAAATAGATTTTCTGGAACTAAGGGCATGCGATGAGAGTTGCGCTGGTGGCGTTCTTACTACTGCAAATCGTTTTTTAACGGTTGAGCGGTTACGCAATAGAGCAAAAAGGGCAGGGGCTAAGGCAATGGATGAGGTTTCCGAATCATCAAAGGTAATTGCAGATTACGAGGACTACCTTAAGCGGCATATTCGGTTGTCGGTGGAGATTAAGCCACGATCGATGTATAAGCTAGATGAGGACATGGCAAAGGCCATGCGTAAGATGCAGCGCGCCCGAAAGGTGATGTGCTATTTGCCTGGGATTGATTGTGGTTTATGTGGAGCCCCTTCATGCCAAGCGCTTGCTGAGGATATTGTCCAAAAGAAGGGATCTATCTCCCAGTGTGTGTTCGTTCAGAAAATGATGGAGAAAACAAAAACCCTCGATACCGATCATGCTTTCCGAATTATGGAACGGGTTTGGGGTCAAGATAAGTTCATTAAAAATTGCAAAAAGAAAGGAGCAGATCATGAAAGTTTCTGA
- the nuoE gene encoding NADH-quinone oxidoreductase subunit NuoE — protein sequence MVETRDLVKTLADKHGRSREALIPILQGIIQEERFLTQETMTEVAEELNISAAQVYGTATFYSFLDTEPRGFYVIRVCRTITCSMKGKNAILQTIEELLKIKVGETTQNRKFTLLETNCLGWCHKGPAMLINDEAYTELDPDKVREIISEHMKK from the coding sequence ATGGTTGAAACACGCGATTTGGTAAAGACTTTAGCCGACAAGCATGGGCGGTCAAGGGAAGCCTTGATTCCAATCTTGCAAGGTATTATTCAGGAAGAACGTTTCTTGACTCAAGAAACTATGACTGAGGTGGCGGAAGAACTCAATATCTCGGCTGCCCAAGTTTATGGAACGGCAACGTTTTACTCGTTTCTCGATACAGAGCCAAGAGGGTTTTATGTTATTCGGGTTTGCCGAACCATCACTTGCTCCATGAAGGGAAAAAATGCAATTCTTCAGACAATTGAGGAATTACTAAAAATTAAGGTTGGCGAAACCACTCAGAATCGAAAGTTTACGCTATTGGAAACCAATTGCTTGGGATGGTGCCATAAAGGGCCGGCCATGCTTATTAATGACGAGGCCTACACGGAACTCGATCCGGACAAGGTAAGGGAGATTATTTCAGAGCATATGAAGAAGTAA
- a CDS encoding NADH-quinone oxidoreductase subunit NuoF — MAKYKMHLLVCGGTGCRASASDTIVEDFKKELEAKGLKDEVQVVMTGCFGFCEKGPIVKVMPDNTFYTQVKPSDVAEIVSEHVIKGRKVNRLLYTDPNADNKHISDSKHMGFYKKQIRVALRNCGFINPENIEEYVGREGYMALGKALTEMTPQQVIDEIKKSGLRGRGGGGFPTGLKWEIASKNAADQKYVVCNADEGDPGAFMDRSILEGDPHSVIEAMAICGYTMGATKGLVYIRAEYPLAIQRLKTAINQSREYGLLGTNIMGTGFNFDIELRYGAGAFVCGEETALIHSMEGHRGEPTVKPPFPAESGYNGKPTNVNNVETFANIPVILLKGSEWFASIGTEKSKGTKVFALAGKINNVGLIEVPMGTTLREVIFEIGGGIKDGKKFKAVQTGGPSGGCLTEKHLDTPIDFDNLIAAGSMMGSGGMIVMDEDNCMVAVAKFYLEFTVEESCGKCSPCRIGNKRLHELLDKITKGEGTMEDLDRLRNLSHVIKDTALCGLGQTSPNPVLSTLDNFYSEYEAHVKDKKCPASQCKSLMQYVIDPEACVGCTACARVCPVNAISGERKQPHFIDSAVCIKCGACIEKCKFSAISIK; from the coding sequence ATGGCAAAATATAAAATGCATCTTCTTGTTTGTGGTGGTACTGGATGCCGTGCTTCTGCAAGCGATACTATTGTTGAGGATTTTAAAAAGGAACTTGAAGCAAAGGGCCTAAAAGACGAAGTTCAGGTTGTTATGACTGGTTGCTTTGGCTTTTGCGAAAAAGGACCTATTGTTAAGGTGATGCCCGACAATACCTTTTACACTCAAGTGAAACCATCCGATGTTGCCGAGATTGTATCGGAACATGTTATTAAAGGTAGAAAAGTAAATCGTTTACTTTATACCGATCCTAACGCGGATAACAAGCATATAAGTGACTCAAAGCACATGGGCTTCTACAAGAAGCAAATCCGTGTTGCTTTAAGAAACTGTGGATTCATCAATCCCGAGAATATTGAGGAGTATGTTGGCCGCGAAGGTTACATGGCTCTTGGTAAGGCTCTTACCGAAATGACTCCTCAGCAAGTTATCGATGAAATTAAGAAGTCTGGTCTAAGAGGCCGTGGCGGTGGAGGATTTCCTACAGGTCTTAAATGGGAAATTGCCAGCAAGAATGCCGCTGATCAAAAGTATGTAGTTTGTAACGCCGACGAAGGAGATCCAGGAGCATTTATGGATCGCTCCATTCTCGAAGGCGATCCACACTCGGTAATTGAGGCTATGGCTATTTGCGGATATACCATGGGCGCAACCAAGGGACTTGTTTACATTCGTGCAGAGTATCCACTTGCTATTCAACGCTTAAAAACTGCAATTAATCAGTCACGCGAGTATGGACTGCTCGGCACAAACATCATGGGTACCGGTTTCAACTTTGATATCGAGTTACGCTATGGTGCTGGTGCATTTGTTTGCGGTGAAGAAACTGCACTCATTCACTCCATGGAAGGCCATCGTGGTGAGCCAACGGTTAAGCCACCATTCCCTGCAGAAAGCGGTTACAACGGAAAGCCTACCAATGTAAATAACGTTGAAACCTTTGCCAATATTCCTGTTATCCTTCTAAAGGGTTCTGAATGGTTTGCAAGTATTGGTACCGAGAAATCAAAAGGAACAAAGGTATTTGCCCTCGCTGGAAAGATTAATAACGTTGGTCTGATTGAAGTTCCTATGGGAACTACGCTTCGTGAGGTAATCTTTGAAATTGGTGGCGGTATTAAGGACGGTAAGAAGTTTAAGGCAGTTCAAACTGGTGGTCCATCAGGCGGTTGCTTAACTGAAAAGCATCTTGACACACCTATCGATTTTGATAACCTTATTGCTGCTGGCTCTATGATGGGCTCGGGTGGTATGATCGTTATGGACGAAGACAACTGTATGGTTGCCGTTGCTAAGTTCTACCTCGAATTCACTGTTGAGGAATCTTGCGGAAAGTGTTCTCCATGCCGTATTGGTAACAAGAGACTCCATGAGTTGCTTGATAAAATTACCAAGGGCGAAGGAACCATGGAAGATTTGGATAGACTCCGTAACCTAAGCCATGTAATTAAGGATACAGCTCTTTGCGGTTTAGGCCAAACCTCGCCAAACCCAGTTCTTTCTACATTGGATAACTTCTATTCCGAGTATGAAGCTCACGTGAAGGACAAAAAATGTCCTGCCAGCCAGTGCAAGAGCTTAATGCAATATGTAATTGATCCTGAGGCTTGCGTTGGGTGTACTGCATGTGCACGCGTTTGCCCTGTAAACGCCATCTCCGGTGAGCGTAAACAGCCACACTTTATCGATTCTGCTGTTTGTATTAAGTGCGGCGCATGTATCGAAAAGTGTAAATTCAGTGCAATCAGCATTAAATAA
- a CDS encoding NADH-dependent [FeFe] hydrogenase, group A6: protein MATKINLKIDGIEVVVEEGVSILEAAQKLNIHIPTLCYHKDLCVAGNCRICVVEQTGARALVASCATPAASGMDIHTNTLKVRTARKHVIELLLSEHNADCTKCFKNGNCELQNLSSEFKILDRLFIDLVPNKHYTIDQMSPSIIKDDSKCIRCQRCVRTCEELQHLGALSVAYKGEHMKISTFYENSMYDVVCSNCGQCVIRCPTGALTEKNYLEEVWDAIYDTTKHVVVQTAPAVRIALGEELGFESGTIVTGKMVSALKRMGFDSVLDTDFTADLTIMEEGTELLTRLKRALVDKDPTVKLPMATSCSPGWIKFIEHAFPEYLDNLSTCKSPQQMFGALVKTYYAQKKKINPADIISVSIMPCTAKKFEADRPEMRSSGYKDVDYVLTTRELAIMIKQAGIDFKTLPDSNYDSMMGESTGAAVIFGASGGVMEAALRTAYEIITGREVPFEGLKVNAVRGIEGLKEASILIENVKPEWSFLEGVELKTAVAHGLQNAYELFANIKAGKANYHFIEVMACPGGCLGGGGQPIPTNAEVRAKRAQAIYREDEGKALRKSHENPEVVLIYKDFLGAPLGHKSHELLHTHYKARARY, encoded by the coding sequence ATGGCTACTAAAATAAATTTGAAAATTGATGGTATTGAGGTTGTGGTTGAAGAGGGTGTAAGCATTTTAGAGGCTGCTCAAAAGTTAAACATTCACATCCCAACGCTTTGTTACCATAAGGATCTTTGTGTTGCAGGCAATTGCCGCATTTGCGTTGTTGAGCAGACAGGCGCACGAGCGTTGGTTGCCTCCTGTGCGACTCCTGCTGCTAGCGGTATGGACATTCACACCAACACCCTTAAGGTGAGGACTGCACGTAAACACGTTATTGAACTCTTGCTTTCGGAACATAACGCCGATTGTACAAAGTGCTTTAAAAACGGTAACTGTGAACTACAAAACTTGTCATCCGAATTTAAGATTTTGGATAGATTGTTTATCGACCTAGTACCAAATAAGCATTACACAATCGATCAAATGTCTCCTTCAATTATTAAGGACGATAGCAAGTGTATTCGGTGCCAACGGTGTGTTCGTACCTGCGAGGAGTTGCAGCACTTAGGGGCACTTAGTGTAGCCTATAAGGGTGAACATATGAAGATTTCCACTTTCTATGAAAACTCAATGTACGATGTAGTTTGCTCTAACTGTGGTCAGTGTGTTATCCGTTGTCCCACGGGTGCTCTTACCGAAAAAAACTATTTGGAAGAAGTGTGGGACGCCATCTATGATACTACCAAGCATGTTGTGGTTCAAACGGCACCTGCCGTGCGTATCGCACTTGGCGAAGAACTTGGGTTTGAATCGGGCACTATTGTTACCGGCAAAATGGTTTCAGCCCTAAAGCGAATGGGCTTCGATTCCGTTCTTGATACTGATTTTACCGCTGACCTTACCATTATGGAGGAGGGAACCGAACTGCTAACCCGTCTTAAACGGGCATTGGTGGATAAGGATCCTACGGTTAAATTGCCCATGGCAACCTCTTGTTCCCCTGGGTGGATTAAGTTTATTGAACATGCTTTTCCTGAGTATCTCGATAACCTTTCTACCTGTAAATCGCCTCAGCAAATGTTTGGCGCCTTGGTGAAGACTTACTATGCGCAAAAGAAGAAAATTAACCCAGCGGACATCATTTCTGTTTCCATTATGCCTTGTACTGCCAAAAAGTTTGAAGCAGACAGACCCGAAATGCGTTCCAGTGGCTATAAGGATGTGGACTACGTTCTTACAACCCGTGAACTTGCAATTATGATTAAGCAGGCCGGTATCGACTTTAAGACCCTGCCTGATAGTAATTACGACAGCATGATGGGTGAATCCACTGGCGCAGCAGTAATATTTGGTGCGTCAGGTGGCGTGATGGAAGCCGCTTTACGAACCGCTTACGAGATTATTACTGGTAGGGAAGTTCCTTTCGAGGGGCTTAAAGTCAATGCAGTTCGCGGAATAGAGGGCTTGAAAGAGGCCTCCATCCTGATTGAGAACGTTAAGCCAGAGTGGAGTTTCCTTGAAGGGGTTGAGCTGAAGACTGCTGTTGCGCATGGTCTTCAAAATGCCTATGAACTTTTTGCGAATATCAAGGCAGGTAAAGCCAACTATCATTTTATTGAGGTTATGGCATGCCCTGGCGGATGCTTGGGTGGTGGTGGACAGCCAATTCCTACAAATGCAGAGGTTCGCGCTAAACGAGCTCAGGCTATTTATCGTGAGGATGAGGGTAAGGCTCTACGGAAATCGCATGAAAATCCTGAAGTGGTATTGATCTATAAGGATTTCCTTGGTGCACCGCTCGGGCACAAATCGCACGAACTGCTGCATACACACTATAAGGCAAGGGCTAGATACTAA